From a single Planctellipticum variicoloris genomic region:
- a CDS encoding diacylglycerol kinase family protein: MKQPPFLRSLRHAMTGLAEAVRSQRNAKIQLAIGVLAVIAAAVVGFDAVRWAILILTIGLVLASEIMNTAVEAAVDLTTAEVHPLARQAKDAAAGAVLCAAVTAILVGACLFGPPLWTSLIRTGIVP; this comes from the coding sequence GTGAAGCAGCCCCCTTTTCTCCGCAGCTTGCGACACGCCATGACCGGACTGGCGGAAGCCGTCCGGTCGCAGCGCAACGCAAAGATCCAGCTCGCCATCGGAGTCCTGGCCGTGATCGCCGCGGCGGTCGTCGGGTTCGACGCCGTACGCTGGGCGATTCTGATCCTGACGATCGGGCTGGTCCTCGCATCCGAGATTATGAATACCGCGGTCGAAGCCGCCGTGGATCTGACGACCGCCGAAGTCCACCCGCTGGCGCGTCAGGCGAAAGATGCGGCGGCGGGGGCGGTGCTGTGTGCGGCGGTGACGGCAATTCTGGTGGGAGCGTGTCTGTTTGGACCGCCGTTGTGGACCTCGCTGATAAGAACAGGGATTGTTCCCTGA
- a CDS encoding RNA polymerase sigma factor, producing the protein MASSTSVPVAKEDSGYLHDPEVQLMLRAREDDDEAFSQLVKAYQDRLVNIFSHHLQSQEQAEDLAQEVFLRIYRSRHGYVPTARFSTWIFRIANNLASNSRRDRGRKREVAFAGGESSMMGVRPEESLVQEKSALMPTRQLDKIEMQAVVHEALLGLNERQRMAVLLHKFEDMSYQDIGDAMEMTPAAVKSLLSRARENLRQVLDAYIQIHKSA; encoded by the coding sequence GTGGCGTCTTCGACGAGCGTGCCCGTCGCCAAGGAAGACTCCGGGTATCTCCACGACCCGGAAGTCCAGTTGATGCTGCGCGCCCGTGAGGACGATGACGAGGCGTTTTCTCAACTCGTGAAGGCGTATCAGGACCGGCTGGTCAACATTTTTTCCCACCACCTGCAGAGTCAGGAGCAGGCCGAAGACCTGGCGCAGGAAGTCTTTTTGCGAATTTATCGTTCGCGTCACGGTTACGTTCCGACCGCGCGGTTTTCGACCTGGATTTTCCGGATCGCGAACAATCTGGCGAGCAATTCCCGCCGGGACCGGGGCCGCAAGCGCGAAGTGGCGTTTGCGGGGGGCGAGTCGAGCATGATGGGGGTTCGGCCGGAAGAATCGCTGGTTCAGGAAAAGTCGGCGCTGATGCCGACGCGACAGCTCGACAAGATTGAGATGCAGGCGGTCGTGCACGAGGCGCTGCTGGGACTGAACGAGCGCCAGCGAATGGCGGTGCTGCTGCACAAGTTCGAAGATATGAGCTACCAGGACATCGGGGACGCGATGGAGATGACGCCGGCCGCGGTGAAGTCGCTGTTGTCCCGCGCCCGGGAGAACCTGCGGCAGGTGCTGGACGCCTACATCCAGATTCACAAGTCCGCTTGA
- a CDS encoding alpha/beta hydrolase, protein MPQRSVKVGSLKCVVVDQLPPGQTPDRVVVLCHGFGAPGTDLVGLGPAVLGASPELAARVQFLFPAAPLDMSEMGLPGGRAWWELNVMALQQLVATGRGDSLRKTVPPGLDVASAALTETLQIWSETSGVSLSQFVLGGFSQGAMVSTDVALRLPVSPAGLTLLSGTLLCEDEWKRLAAERAGLPVFISHGSYDPVLPISGAEALRDLFSDAGCRVTYTPFPGSHEIPEEVLVAWLEFLAGC, encoded by the coding sequence ATGCCGCAGCGCAGTGTGAAAGTTGGTTCGCTGAAATGTGTGGTGGTCGATCAGCTCCCGCCGGGGCAGACGCCCGACCGGGTCGTTGTGCTCTGCCACGGTTTCGGTGCGCCGGGGACGGACCTGGTCGGGCTGGGGCCGGCGGTGCTGGGGGCCTCTCCGGAGCTGGCGGCGCGGGTGCAGTTTCTGTTTCCCGCCGCACCGCTGGACATGTCCGAGATGGGTCTGCCGGGAGGTCGCGCCTGGTGGGAGCTCAACGTGATGGCCCTGCAGCAACTGGTGGCCACGGGACGGGGAGACTCGCTCCGGAAAACGGTGCCGCCGGGGCTGGATGTCGCCAGCGCCGCTCTGACGGAAACGCTGCAGATCTGGAGCGAAACGTCGGGAGTGTCGCTGTCGCAGTTTGTGCTGGGAGGTTTTTCGCAGGGGGCGATGGTCAGCACCGATGTGGCGCTGCGGCTGCCGGTGTCCCCGGCGGGCCTGACGCTGTTAAGCGGGACGCTGCTGTGTGAAGACGAGTGGAAGCGGCTGGCAGCGGAGCGGGCCGGTCTGCCGGTCTTCATCAGCCACGGCAGCTACGATCCGGTGCTGCCGATCAGCGGGGCGGAGGCGCTGCGGGATCTGTTCAGCGACGCCGGCTGCCGGGTGACCTACACGCCGTTTCCAGGAAGCCACGAGATCCCGGAAGAGGTGCTGGTGGCGTGGTTGGAGTTTCTGGCGGGGTGCTGA
- a CDS encoding SPFH domain-containing protein: MLTINLVALVAGGLCVVGGALLESPFVAVTGVLIAIGAVISLTGHFTLAPNEACVLSLFGPYIGTVREAGFYWANPFYTKRKISLRIRNFEGTKLKVNDKQGNPIEIATVVVWHVSNTAEAIFDVENYEHYVQVQSETALRHLANSYAYDHGEEHEITLRSGVDEVSGTLKQELTERLARAGVVIDETRLTHLAYAPEIAGVMLRRQQAEAIIAARQKIVHGAVSMVEMALRELGEKQIVELDTDRKASLVSNLLIVLCSESEAQPVISTKSGE; encoded by the coding sequence ATGCTGACCATCAACCTGGTCGCACTCGTCGCGGGAGGATTGTGCGTCGTTGGCGGCGCATTGCTGGAGTCACCGTTTGTCGCGGTGACCGGCGTCCTGATCGCCATCGGCGCCGTCATCTCCCTCACCGGTCACTTCACCCTCGCCCCGAACGAAGCCTGCGTTCTCAGCCTGTTCGGCCCGTACATCGGCACCGTCCGCGAAGCCGGCTTCTACTGGGCCAACCCCTTCTACACCAAACGCAAGATCTCGCTCCGCATCCGCAACTTCGAAGGGACGAAGCTCAAGGTCAACGACAAGCAGGGGAATCCGATCGAAATCGCCACCGTCGTCGTCTGGCACGTTTCCAACACCGCCGAAGCCATCTTCGACGTCGAAAACTACGAGCACTACGTCCAGGTCCAGAGCGAAACAGCGCTGCGGCACCTCGCCAACAGCTACGCCTACGACCACGGCGAAGAGCACGAGATCACGCTCCGCAGCGGCGTCGACGAGGTCTCCGGGACGCTCAAGCAGGAACTGACCGAACGCCTCGCACGGGCCGGCGTCGTCATCGACGAAACCCGTCTGACCCACCTGGCCTACGCTCCGGAAATCGCCGGCGTCATGCTCAGGCGGCAGCAGGCCGAAGCGATCATCGCCGCCCGCCAGAAAATCGTTCACGGCGCCGTCAGCATGGTTGAAATGGCCCTCCGCGAACTCGGCGAGAAGCAGATCGTCGAACTCGACACCGACCGCAAAGCCAGCCTCGTCAGCAACCTGCTGATCGTCCTCTGCAGCGAATCCGAAGCTCAGCCGGTCATCAGCACCAAGAGCGGCGAATGA
- a CDS encoding anti-sigma factor family protein: MMDKAPRLTAEHRDDLVAYLDGELDESRSGQIDQVLARSEVARHEVEALARTWELLDVLPRVAAPTDFAETTMSTLKVAETRTPITDQPWFEYVRRGRVVAVWAIAILLSAAIGFQITSRWVPNPHEEVLRDLPLLEKLHQYQDVKDVEFLQQLKKINAFAEPVGQGGSP, translated from the coding sequence GTGATGGACAAAGCCCCGCGACTGACTGCCGAGCACCGAGACGACCTGGTCGCCTACCTGGATGGCGAGCTGGATGAGTCGCGGTCCGGACAGATCGATCAGGTGCTGGCCCGGAGCGAAGTCGCCCGGCACGAGGTCGAAGCACTGGCGCGGACGTGGGAACTGCTGGACGTGCTCCCGCGAGTCGCCGCCCCGACTGACTTTGCCGAAACGACCATGTCCACTCTCAAGGTGGCCGAAACTCGCACGCCGATCACCGACCAGCCGTGGTTCGAGTACGTCCGGCGAGGTCGAGTGGTGGCGGTCTGGGCGATTGCGATTCTGCTTTCGGCCGCCATCGGGTTTCAGATCACGAGCCGGTGGGTGCCGAATCCGCACGAGGAAGTGCTCCGCGATCTTCCGCTGCTGGAGAAGCTGCATCAGTATCAGGACGTCAAGGACGTGGAGTTTCTGCAGCAGTTGAAGAAGATTAACGCGTTCGCGGAGCCCGTCGGTCAGGGAGGCTCCCCATGA
- a CDS encoding NAD(P)H-hydrate epimerase: protein MTPALSRAQVREVDRRAIEEYGLPGLVLMENAGAGAALWLEQLGIRGRVAICCGKGNNAGDGFVIARHLENRGHRVDVLLCVAPEELTGDAAVNLHVLQRAGTPLRVLTGDRGRPQDWTAALVGSDWIVDALLGTGLQGPVRPPFSTVIDAINGCGLKTFAVDLPSGLDCDTGLPLGTAVRARYTATFVARKRGFDVPAAAEYVGRVEVIDIGAPRKLVREIATQRS, encoded by the coding sequence GTGACGCCCGCCTTGTCGCGGGCGCAGGTCCGGGAAGTCGATCGACGGGCCATCGAAGAGTACGGCCTGCCGGGCCTGGTGCTGATGGAGAACGCCGGGGCCGGGGCGGCGCTCTGGCTGGAGCAGCTCGGCATTCGCGGTCGGGTGGCGATCTGTTGCGGCAAGGGGAACAACGCCGGGGATGGCTTTGTCATCGCGCGGCACCTGGAAAACCGCGGCCATCGCGTGGACGTTCTGCTGTGCGTCGCGCCGGAAGAGCTGACCGGCGACGCGGCGGTTAATCTGCACGTGCTGCAGCGGGCGGGGACGCCGTTGCGCGTCCTGACGGGAGATCGCGGTCGTCCGCAGGACTGGACGGCGGCCCTGGTGGGATCGGACTGGATCGTCGACGCTCTGCTGGGGACGGGATTGCAGGGGCCGGTCCGGCCGCCGTTTTCAACCGTGATCGACGCGATCAACGGCTGCGGGTTGAAGACGTTTGCCGTGGATCTGCCGAGCGGACTGGACTGCGATACCGGTCTGCCGCTGGGAACGGCGGTGCGGGCGCGCTATACGGCGACGTTCGTCGCCCGGAAGCGAGGCTTCGATGTCCCCGCTGCGGCGGAATATGTGGGGCGCGTCGAGGTGATTGATATCGGCGCGCCGCGCAAGCTGGTGCGGGAGATCGCCACGCAGAGGTCGTGA
- the eboE gene encoding metabolite traffic protein EboE, which produces MPFSPLPLSYCTNVHPGRTLAEVEDGLDRYTVDIQRRFGHPLAAGLWLAQPIIRELQSTPDAVAQFRDGLTRRGLTCHTLNAFPYGDFHSDRVKEQVYLPDWTDPRREGYTLHCAEVLAQLLPPETDGSISTVPLGFKALADRPGFIETCIERLLNLTVALDRLRQTTGRTIRLAIEPEPLCVLETTPEAIAFFEKLFAAAATQGIEPLARNFLGLCYDVCHQAVEFEDVPASLRQLRSAGIRINKLHISCAIHLDDPGRNAEGRAALARYVEPRYLHQTFALLPDGGRISATDLDADLASAPPAEFANATAWRIHFHVPVDSEALGPLRTTRPELRQALETIRDWDDAPHLEVETYTWEVLPDGGRPQLAEGFARELTATRALLAEIAAR; this is translated from the coding sequence ATGCCATTCTCCCCCCTCCCCCTCAGCTATTGCACGAACGTCCATCCCGGCCGCACTCTCGCCGAGGTGGAAGATGGTCTCGACCGCTACACCGTCGACATCCAGCGGCGATTCGGTCATCCCCTGGCCGCCGGGCTCTGGCTGGCCCAGCCGATCATCCGGGAATTGCAGTCCACCCCCGACGCAGTCGCCCAGTTCCGCGACGGGCTCACTCGTCGCGGCCTGACCTGCCACACGCTCAACGCCTTTCCCTACGGCGATTTCCACAGCGACCGCGTCAAAGAGCAGGTCTATCTCCCCGACTGGACCGATCCCCGCCGGGAGGGATACACCCTGCATTGCGCAGAAGTCCTGGCTCAGCTCCTGCCGCCGGAGACCGACGGGAGCATTTCCACGGTGCCGCTGGGCTTCAAAGCCCTCGCTGATCGTCCCGGATTCATCGAGACGTGTATCGAACGGCTGCTGAACCTGACCGTCGCCCTCGACCGGCTGCGCCAGACCACCGGCCGCACGATTCGCCTGGCGATCGAACCCGAACCCCTCTGCGTCCTCGAAACCACGCCGGAAGCGATCGCCTTCTTCGAAAAACTCTTTGCCGCTGCTGCAACTCAGGGAATCGAACCGCTGGCCCGCAATTTCCTGGGGCTGTGCTACGACGTCTGCCATCAGGCCGTCGAATTCGAAGATGTTCCCGCCTCGCTCCGCCAGCTCCGTTCCGCAGGCATCCGCATCAATAAACTCCACATCTCCTGCGCGATCCACCTGGACGATCCTGGCCGCAATGCGGAAGGCCGGGCCGCGCTGGCCCGTTATGTCGAACCCCGTTACCTGCACCAGACGTTCGCCCTGCTCCCCGACGGCGGCCGGATCTCGGCGACGGATCTCGACGCCGATCTCGCCTCCGCCCCGCCGGCCGAATTTGCCAACGCCACCGCATGGAGAATTCATTTCCACGTCCCGGTCGACTCCGAAGCGCTCGGCCCCCTCCGGACCACCCGCCCCGAACTGCGCCAGGCCCTGGAGACAATTCGCGACTGGGACGACGCTCCGCACCTGGAAGTCGAAACCTACACGTGGGAAGTCCTGCCGGACGGAGGTCGGCCGCAGCTCGCCGAAGGCTTCGCCCGCGAACTGACCGCGACTCGGGCGCTGCTGGCCGAAATCGCCGCACGGTGA
- a CDS encoding neutral/alkaline non-lysosomal ceramidase N-terminal domain-containing protein, with amino-acid sequence MLRTAACLALSSLLLGAPVIVRAEDAIWKAGVASTKITPEQSLWMAGYASRTKPSEGVAQDLFAKALAISDANDRKVVFLTLDLIGVPRTMRETLAAKLHQKHGLPAESLLMNASHTHCGPELRGSRITVNPGDDAKALNAAYAVELEQKLFETVERALANLTPSKLGYSHARCGFAMNRRLPSPKGYQNSPYPEGPVDHNVPIIRVESPDGQLRAVLFGYACHNTTLGFYEFCGDYAGYAQEYLQEAHPDVTALFMLGCGGDQNPYPRGKLELAQQHGRSLANAVETALLPTPTPLTGTLATALETVVLEFAPPASREELDVQAKSANKYEASHAKRLIEQLETRGKIDVEYPYLIHGVRLGNELTLVALSGEVVVDYSLRLQREWSKPGSALWVAGYSNDVFGYVPSRRVLNEGGYEAGGAMLYTGFPGPFAPDVEERIVGGVHRAWERLAQP; translated from the coding sequence ATGCTCAGGACCGCGGCCTGCCTCGCATTGAGTTCCCTCCTACTGGGAGCGCCGGTCATCGTGCGTGCGGAAGACGCCATCTGGAAGGCCGGCGTCGCCAGTACGAAGATTACGCCCGAGCAGTCGCTCTGGATGGCGGGGTATGCGTCGCGGACGAAACCGTCGGAGGGGGTGGCGCAGGACTTGTTTGCCAAGGCGCTGGCAATCAGCGACGCCAACGATCGGAAAGTCGTATTTCTGACGCTCGACCTGATCGGCGTGCCGCGGACGATGCGGGAGACGCTGGCGGCGAAACTGCACCAGAAGCACGGGCTGCCGGCCGAATCGCTGCTGATGAACGCCTCGCATACGCACTGCGGGCCGGAGCTGCGCGGCAGCCGGATTACGGTCAATCCCGGCGACGATGCGAAGGCCCTCAATGCGGCCTATGCGGTCGAACTCGAACAGAAACTGTTTGAAACGGTCGAGCGGGCGCTGGCAAATCTGACGCCATCGAAGCTGGGCTATTCCCACGCCCGTTGCGGCTTCGCGATGAATCGCCGGCTGCCGAGTCCGAAGGGCTATCAGAACAGCCCGTATCCCGAAGGTCCCGTGGACCACAACGTGCCGATCATCCGGGTGGAGTCGCCCGACGGTCAACTGCGGGCGGTGCTGTTTGGCTACGCGTGCCACAACACGACGCTGGGCTTCTACGAGTTCTGCGGCGATTATGCAGGCTATGCCCAGGAGTATCTGCAGGAGGCCCATCCGGACGTCACGGCCCTGTTCATGCTGGGCTGCGGCGGCGATCAGAATCCGTATCCGCGCGGCAAGCTGGAACTGGCCCAGCAGCACGGGCGGTCGCTGGCGAACGCTGTGGAAACGGCGCTGCTGCCGACGCCGACGCCGCTGACCGGGACGCTGGCGACGGCGCTGGAGACTGTCGTGCTGGAGTTCGCGCCGCCGGCGAGCCGGGAAGAACTGGACGTGCAGGCGAAGTCGGCCAACAAGTATGAAGCGAGTCACGCGAAGCGACTGATTGAGCAACTGGAGACGCGCGGGAAAATCGACGTCGAGTACCCGTATCTGATTCACGGCGTGCGGCTGGGGAACGAGCTGACGCTCGTGGCGCTCAGCGGCGAAGTGGTTGTGGATTACTCGTTGCGGCTGCAGCGGGAGTGGTCGAAGCCGGGGTCGGCGTTGTGGGTGGCAGGCTATTCCAACGACGTGTTCGGCTACGTGCCGAGCCGGCGGGTGCTGAATGAAGGGGGCTACGAAGCGGGCGGGGCGATGCTCTACACGGGGTTCCCGGGGCCGTTCGCCCCCGATGTCGAGGAACGGATTGTGGGGGGCGTGCATCGCGCGTGGGAGCGTCTGGCGCAGCCGTGA